The genomic interval TTATCAGATAAGATATCTAGCATCACCCCGCCGCCTGCACCTATATCCAGCATTTTATTACCAACTGCATAGTCAGCGATACTTTTTTTATGATTTTCGGCATTGTTCATATCTTCAAGATAATTTTTTTCATTTTGTAAGCGATCAAAACCATCTTTGCGAAAGCCGAAAAAATCATATAAAAGGATGATAGCACGTTCGTAAAGGGGTGATTTTTCCGCTTCTTGACAGAACTCAATTAATTTTGCGCCAGCCTTTGAATAATCAAAAGTTACACAAATATTTTCATTTAAGGTATCCAGCGAAATAGTCCTTAATTTCACATGGGCGTTTTCGCTCTGTTTTGCTACCATTAAATCTTCTATAGAATATTCTTTCAAATATGCCTCTATGATCCTCTTCTTATATAAATTAATCGTCTTTTTCCCTTTATAATCATAATAAATGTCTTTCATAAATGGTTCAAAGCTGATTTGTTTCACTGTTAAAGGATTAACCTTTTGATAAATAACTAAGAAAATTTTCAAAAATTCTTCAAAAGAAAAATCATGAAGTGCCGACTCTACATACCACATATCTGTTCTATTAAAAAATAGTTGAAACAGAGCCTGAAGCTTTTGATTTGAAAATACTTGATCATACAATTCATCAAAATTTTCGCCACTGTTTATCGCTGAATTCCGTAATCTCTTTACTCTTTCTTTTAAAACTAACTCGTTCTCTCTATTCCCTTCTATAACGGAACGAATGACATCTTTCACTTCCTGTTGAACATCCCACCAGATATGCTGAGAAACTGCTTCAATAATACAGTGATTTAACACATACAAAAGATTATAAAATTCCGTCGAAACTACTTTATTGTATTTATATATATAGGAAATTAAAGGTTCTAATTGGCAATAACGAACTTCTCCTCTAATAAATTGACCAATGAGTCCATGAGTATAAATGAGGGTGAAAACAAGCTCTTCTTTTTCCAAATCCCTTTCATTTATTGACAATTTCATTTTTTCCTCTGCATAAATTTGCGCAGACCCTATATTATGTATTCCTAATTGAAATCCTCTATTCTTCCACTCTCTCCTTTTAGAGGGGGAACCACATTTAGCGACATCACTCCAAATCAAAACTTCTTCAATAACTTGTTTCTCAGCCTCATTTACAAGTGTACTGTTAGCTAAAATCACTAACGCTCTTTCAATATAGGATAACACTGGATGACTATCCATTTCTGCAAGAGAATCGACTTGTTCGAGATTAACATTCTTTTCCTTAGTAATATAAAGATACTGGAGCCATTTATGTGTACGAAGTACCTCTTTATCTCCTTTTTTTACTTTTTGAATGGCTTGTAACGAATCAAGCATGGAAAATCACTCCCTAATATCCAATCTCTTTTTCAGAAGAACTTCTTCTTAAGCTTATTTATGCTTTAACAAAACTTAGAACAGCATTTTTAAATGATTCTTGATTTTGCTTTGATCCGTATACCTTACACTTTTTCTCAGGTAGCCACTTGTTTTGAAATTATTCATCTTTATATGCTCCTTTTCTAAATAATTTGGTTACAACCAGTTTATAACATTTTCACTAAATAGAACATTCAGAAATATGAGCACGCCGTGTTATTAATAAAAAAGGCACTAACCTTATAAGGCTAGCACCATTCATTCATTTATTTATTTAAAAAGCTCCATAAATCGATTCCAGAAGCCTGTAACTTCTTTTTCCTTTTCTTCGACTTTTTCTTGTTCTTCATATTTAATACTTTCTGTTTTGAAAACAAATTGCACTGCATGAACATGTTTATTTTCCTTTGAAACAAATGATATCGGCTCAAAATCTGATTTATCAAACTCACTGATCATTTTATCTACTTCTTTTCTCATCTCTCCAGGTAAATCACTAGTAGAATTTTTTAATTCAGAAGTGCCATCATGCAATTGATTTACTCCAGTTGCTAATTCACCTGTACCATTGGAAAGCTCAGCCATTCCGCTATCAAGTTGCCCATAAGAATTGGATAACTCCTTAACTCCTCCAGTATAACTCACTAATCCAGAATGAAATGCTTGATAATTAGAAGATAACTGGCTTATTCCTTCTTGTAATTGTGCGAATGATTTTGCCATATCCGCTCCTTCTAAAGAAGAAGATAAACCATTTGCCATTGCATCTAGGTTATTCGCCATTTCTAATAGTGCATCACTAACTTGTTTTAATGTGGTATCTACTGCGATAAATGCTTCTTTTACAGTATTATATGTTCCTTTTGCGATACGGGCTGCTTCATATGTCTCAAGTAATTGATTAAGAACTTGCTGATCTGCGTTACTTCCGTATAGCTCCTGAATCTCTTCTTCTGATATCTCATATTCTGGAATCGATTCGATCGCCTTATTTAAAGCATCATAGCTTTTAGCATAATTTTCTTTTAACGTTACTAATCCTTTCGACGTTTTCTTTAATCCAGCTGAAATTTGACCAAGTCCTTCTGGAAGCTTATTTAAATCCCCAAGACTAATTTCTTCTGGATTATTTTCCAAAGAAAGGGAGATGGTTTCTAGTGCTTGCTCGATTTGTTTGGAGGCACTAACTAAATCCCCTGAGGAGCTTGCTAATTTCTGTACTCCATCTTTATATGCACTAGAACCGTTTCTCATACTCTTTACACCATCGTTTAATGCCGTTACTCCACTTTCTAATTCCCCTACACCTTGATTCACTTTTGAAATTGCATCCGTTAATGAGTTCATATCCCCCATCATCTCATCAATGTCAGGTGTATCAATTGCCATAGAGGAAGGAACAGCCGAGATATCAATCCCTTCTAATTCGAAGCCTTTTGCATCTGCTTCAATAAAAAACGTTTCTTCTTTTTCCGGCATAACAGTGAATGTCACTTGCTTATTTTTCCCTGCATTGGCAAGCATGCCATTAGGTGCTGTAATATCACTATAAATTTCTTCACTTAAAGGTACAGCAATTTGTAATAAATAGTTTTGAAAA from Niallia sp. FSL W8-0635 carries:
- a CDS encoding class I SAM-dependent methyltransferase yields the protein MLDSLQAIQKVKKGDKEVLRTHKWLQYLYITKEKNVNLEQVDSLAEMDSHPVLSYIERALVILANSTLVNEAEKQVIEEVLIWSDVAKCGSPSKRREWKNRGFQLGIHNIGSAQIYAEEKMKLSINERDLEKEELVFTLIYTHGLIGQFIRGEVRYCQLEPLISYIYKYNKVVSTEFYNLLYVLNHCIIEAVSQHIWWDVQQEVKDVIRSVIEGNRENELVLKERVKRLRNSAINSGENFDELYDQVFSNQKLQALFQLFFNRTDMWYVESALHDFSFEEFLKIFLVIYQKVNPLTVKQISFEPFMKDIYYDYKGKKTINLYKKRIIEAYLKEYSIEDLMVAKQSENAHVKLRTISLDTLNENICVTFDYSKAGAKLIEFCQEAEKSPLYERAIILLYDFFGFRKDGFDRLQNEKNYLEDMNNAENHKKSIADYAVGNKMLDIGAGGGVMLDILSDKHPHAKVIGIDLSINVIEALEKRKRRENKSWFVKQADALQLTDTFELNSMDTIIFSSILHEMYSYIPYNGKKFNQEVITHSLTSAFDVLKPGGRIIIRDGIMTEPKEELRQIEFKNLDGIEFFKRYVKDFKGRSITYKQLDVNTIQLPVNDAMEFLYTYTWGEEAYPHEVQEQFGYFTPSEYKETIQNVIGKKGEILWLNHYLQDGYEEHLLPYVKVTDTQKNIVRLPDSTCFIVIEKKGNSV
- a CDS encoding YhgE/Pip domain-containing protein, with translation MRRMRKSLLAFVALTLVMPSNVMMAATNESKGEDAETGKVSSKDEVVYANLSATGQRQEIYVVNILDVEQAGEVVDYGKYSNIKNLTNLSPMEHNDNEVQVEAQKGKFYYQGNINEADLPWNITITYLLDGKEMTPQEIAGKEGHVQIQIATTANDEVDQIFFQNYLLQIAVPLSEEIYSDITAPNGMLANAGKNKQVTFTVMPEKEETFFIEADAKGFELEGIDISAVPSSMAIDTPDIDEMMGDMNSLTDAISKVNQGVGELESGVTALNDGVKSMRNGSSAYKDGVQKLASSSGDLVSASKQIEQALETISLSLENNPEEISLGDLNKLPEGLGQISAGLKKTSKGLVTLKENYAKSYDALNKAIESIPEYEISEEEIQELYGSNADQQVLNQLLETYEAARIAKGTYNTVKEAFIAVDTTLKQVSDALLEMANNLDAMANGLSSSLEGADMAKSFAQLQEGISQLSSNYQAFHSGLVSYTGGVKELSNSYGQLDSGMAELSNGTGELATGVNQLHDGTSELKNSTSDLPGEMRKEVDKMISEFDKSDFEPISFVSKENKHVHAVQFVFKTESIKYEEQEKVEEKEKEVTGFWNRFMELFK